A region of Mycolicibacterium brumae DNA encodes the following proteins:
- a CDS encoding acyl-[acyl-carrier-protein] thioesterase: MIGCVQNNAAGTTGLAKQLMPVPDPHPDVFDRQWPLRVGDIDRTGRLRFDAAARHIQDLGSDQLRELGYEATHPLWIVRRTMIDLIAPIEFGDMLRLRRWCSGTSNRWCEMRVRIDGRKGGLVESEAFWLNINRETQGPSRISDDFLAGLRRTTSVDRLRWKAYLSPGARADAVDVRTYPVRVTDIDLFDHMNNAQYWGVIEDYLDEHPELLAKPLRVTIEHDAPVALGDRLEIVSHVYPPGSTDRFGPELTDRTVITLTYAVGDEVKAVAALFNL, translated from the coding sequence ATGATCGGCTGCGTGCAGAACAACGCCGCCGGCACGACCGGCCTCGCCAAGCAACTCATGCCGGTGCCGGATCCGCATCCCGACGTGTTCGACCGGCAATGGCCGCTGCGGGTCGGCGACATCGACCGCACCGGACGGCTCCGGTTCGACGCCGCCGCGCGGCACATCCAGGACCTGGGCTCCGACCAGCTGCGGGAACTCGGCTACGAGGCCACCCACCCGCTGTGGATCGTCCGGCGCACCATGATCGACCTGATCGCGCCGATCGAGTTCGGCGACATGCTGCGGCTGCGGCGGTGGTGTTCGGGGACGTCGAACCGGTGGTGCGAGATGCGGGTGCGCATCGACGGCCGCAAGGGTGGACTGGTGGAGTCCGAGGCGTTCTGGCTCAACATCAATCGGGAAACCCAGGGGCCGTCCCGGATCTCCGACGACTTCCTGGCCGGGCTGCGCCGCACCACGTCGGTGGACCGGCTGCGCTGGAAGGCCTACTTGAGCCCGGGCGCGCGCGCCGACGCCGTCGACGTCCGGACCTACCCGGTGCGGGTGACCGACATCGACCTGTTCGACCACATGAACAACGCCCAGTACTGGGGCGTGATCGAGGATTACCTGGACGAGCATCCCGAGCTGCTGGCGAAGCCGCTGCGGGTGACCATCGAGCACGACGCGCCGGTGGCGCTGGGTGATCGGCTGGAGATCGTCAGCCACGTGTACCCGCCGGGCAGCACCGACCGGTTCGGACCGGAGCTGACGGATCGGACTGTAATAACCCTCACATATGCCGTCGGCGACGAGGTGAAGGCCGTCGCGGCGCTGTTCAATCTCTAA
- a CDS encoding carboxymuconolactone decarboxylase family protein codes for MSELQPARFPSDSDLRSVGPINWAICRLGARGIRAPEFRLFNVLSRHSLLFWSWLPFSGVLLYWGRLSRQDAETVILRVGHIRECEYELQQHRRLARSRGVDAETQEKIFAGPDAAGLTDRQRALLRATDEFVLNRGVSDETWAELARHLDRRQQIEFCMLAAQYDGLSASMNTLRIPLDFAD; via the coding sequence ATGAGCGAACTGCAGCCCGCCCGCTTCCCGTCCGACAGTGACCTGCGCAGCGTGGGGCCGATCAACTGGGCCATCTGCCGTCTCGGCGCCCGCGGTATTCGCGCGCCTGAGTTCCGGCTGTTCAACGTGCTCAGTCGGCACAGCCTGCTGTTCTGGAGCTGGCTGCCGTTCTCCGGGGTGCTGCTGTACTGGGGCCGGCTGTCCCGCCAGGACGCCGAGACCGTCATCCTGCGGGTCGGGCACATCCGCGAGTGCGAGTACGAGCTGCAGCAGCACCGCCGGCTGGCCCGCTCCCGCGGCGTGGACGCCGAAACGCAGGAGAAGATCTTCGCCGGCCCGGACGCCGCCGGGCTGACCGACCGGCAGCGCGCGCTGCTGCGGGCCACCGACGAGTTCGTGCTCAACCGCGGGGTCTCCGATGAGACGTGGGCCGAGCTGGCCCGACACCTGGACCGTCGTCAGCAGATCGAGTTCTGCATGCTGGCCGCCCAGTACGACGGCCTGTCGGCCAGCATGAACACGCTGCGGATCCCGCTGGACTTCGCCGACTGA
- the ramB gene encoding acetate metabolism transcriptional regulator RamB has protein sequence MSKTFVGARVRQLRNERGYSQAALAQRLQISPSYLNQIEHDVRPLTVPVLLRITEAFGVDATFFASEDDTRLVAELREATLDRDLGVDVDVSEIADLVAAHPSLAKAMVNLHRRYRITTAQLAAATEDRFNDGSGSGAITMPHEEVRDYFYQRQNYLHELDTAAEDLTNRMRMHRGDLAGDLARRLSEVHGVLITRRIDLGDNLLHRYDPDTRTLEINGNLSAGQQVFKLATELAYLEHGQLIDTLVADGGFTSDESRTLARLGLANYFAAATLLPYRQFHDVAENFRYDVERLSAFYQVSYETICHRLSTLQRPSMRGVPFSFVRVDRAGNMSKRQSATGFHFSSAGGTCPLWNVYETFANPGKILVQIAQMPDGRNYMWVARTIERRASRYGQPGKTFAIGLGCEIRHAHRLVYSEGLDLSGDVATPIGAGCRVCERDNCAQRAFPALGRALDLDAHRSTVSPYLVRP, from the coding sequence GTGTCCAAGACGTTCGTCGGCGCGCGGGTACGACAACTCCGCAACGAACGCGGCTACAGCCAGGCCGCGTTGGCCCAGCGGCTGCAGATCTCACCGAGCTACCTCAACCAGATCGAGCACGACGTCCGCCCGTTGACCGTGCCGGTGCTGCTGCGCATCACCGAGGCGTTCGGCGTCGACGCGACCTTCTTCGCCTCCGAGGACGACACCCGGCTGGTCGCCGAACTGCGCGAGGCCACCCTGGACCGCGATCTCGGCGTGGACGTCGACGTCTCCGAGATCGCCGATCTGGTCGCCGCGCATCCGTCGCTGGCCAAGGCCATGGTCAATCTGCACCGGCGCTACCGGATCACCACCGCGCAGCTGGCCGCGGCCACCGAGGACCGGTTCAACGACGGCAGCGGCAGCGGGGCCATCACCATGCCGCACGAGGAGGTGCGGGACTACTTCTATCAGCGGCAGAACTATCTGCACGAGCTCGACACAGCCGCCGAGGACCTCACCAACCGGATGCGGATGCACCGCGGCGACCTGGCCGGCGACCTGGCCCGGCGGCTCTCGGAGGTGCACGGGGTGCTGATCACCCGGCGTATCGACTTGGGCGACAACCTGCTGCACCGCTACGACCCGGACACCCGGACGTTGGAGATCAACGGCAACCTCTCGGCCGGGCAGCAGGTGTTCAAACTCGCGACCGAGCTGGCGTATCTGGAACACGGCCAACTGATCGACACCCTGGTGGCCGACGGCGGGTTCACCAGCGACGAATCGCGCACGCTGGCCCGGCTCGGGCTGGCCAACTATTTCGCCGCCGCGACGCTGCTGCCCTACCGCCAGTTCCACGACGTGGCGGAGAACTTCCGCTACGACGTCGAGCGGCTCTCCGCGTTCTATCAGGTCTCCTACGAGACCATCTGCCACCGACTGTCCACCCTGCAACGCCCCTCGATGCGCGGCGTGCCGTTCTCCTTCGTCCGGGTGGATCGGGCCGGCAATATGAGCAAGCGGCAATCGGCGACCGGCTTCCACTTCTCCTCGGCCGGCGGCACCTGCCCGCTGTGGAACGTCTACGAGACCTTCGCCAACCCGGGGAAGATCCTGGTGCAGATCGCGCAGATGCCCGACGGCCGCAATTACATGTGGGTGGCCCGCACCATCGAGCGCCGCGCCTCCCGATACGGCCAGCCCGGCAAGACGTTCGCCATCGGGCTGGGCTGCGAGATCCGGCACGCCCACCGGCTGGTGTACTCCGAGGGCCTGGACCTCTCCGGCGACGTCGCAACCCCGATCGGGGCGGGTTGCCGGGTGTGTGAGCGCGACAATTGCGCGCAGCGGGCCTTCCCCGCGCTGGGCCGCGCGCTGGATCTGGACGCGCACCGGTCCACGGTGTCGCCGTACCTGGTCCGGCCGTAG
- the lpdA gene encoding dihydrolipoyl dehydrogenase — protein MTHYDVVVLGAGPGGYVAAIRAAQLGLKTAIVEPKYWGGVCLNVGCIPSKALLRNAELAHIFHKEAKTFGISGEVSFDFGAAFDRSRKVSEGRTAGVHYLMKKNGITEIHGYGRFADANTLNVELNDGGSETVTFDHAIIATGSSTRLVPGTSLSENVVTYEKQILTRELPGSIVIAGAGAIGMEFAYVLKNYGVDVTIVEFLPRALPNEDAEVSKEIEKQYKKLGVKILTGTKVESIQDEGADGSVIVTISKDGKTEGLRADKVLQAIGFAPNVEGYGLDKAGVELTERGAIAIDDRMRTNVPSIYAIGDVTAKLQLAHVAEAQAVVAAETIADAETMTLGDYRMMPRATFCQPQVASFGLTEEQAKAEGYDVVVAKFPFTANGKAHGLADPTGFVKLIADKKHLELIGGHLIGPDVSELLPELTLAQKWDLTAVECARNVHTHPTLSEALQECFHGLAGHMINF, from the coding sequence GTGACTCACTATGACGTTGTCGTGCTCGGAGCAGGCCCCGGCGGCTATGTCGCCGCCATTCGCGCAGCCCAACTCGGGCTCAAAACCGCGATCGTCGAACCCAAGTACTGGGGCGGGGTGTGTCTGAACGTCGGGTGCATCCCGAGCAAGGCGCTGCTGCGCAACGCCGAACTGGCGCACATCTTCCACAAGGAGGCCAAGACCTTCGGCATCAGCGGTGAGGTGAGCTTCGACTTCGGCGCCGCCTTCGACCGTAGCCGCAAGGTGTCCGAGGGACGCACCGCCGGCGTGCACTACCTGATGAAGAAGAACGGCATCACCGAGATCCACGGCTACGGCCGCTTCGCCGACGCCAACACCCTCAACGTCGAACTGAACGACGGGGGATCGGAGACCGTCACCTTCGACCACGCCATCATCGCCACCGGCAGCAGCACCCGGCTGGTGCCGGGCACGTCGCTGAGCGAGAACGTCGTCACCTACGAGAAGCAGATCCTGACCCGCGAGCTGCCGGGCTCCATCGTCATCGCCGGCGCCGGCGCGATCGGCATGGAATTCGCGTACGTGCTCAAGAATTACGGCGTCGACGTCACCATCGTCGAGTTCCTGCCCCGCGCGCTGCCCAACGAGGACGCCGAGGTTTCCAAGGAGATCGAGAAGCAGTACAAGAAGCTTGGCGTCAAGATCCTCACCGGCACCAAGGTGGAGTCCATCCAAGATGAGGGCGCCGACGGGTCCGTCATTGTCACCATCAGCAAGGACGGCAAGACCGAGGGACTGCGCGCCGACAAGGTGCTGCAGGCCATCGGGTTCGCGCCCAACGTCGAGGGCTACGGGCTGGATAAGGCCGGCGTCGAGCTGACCGAGCGCGGCGCGATCGCCATCGATGACCGGATGCGCACCAATGTGCCGAGCATCTACGCCATCGGCGATGTCACCGCCAAGCTGCAGCTCGCGCACGTCGCCGAGGCCCAGGCCGTCGTCGCCGCCGAGACCATCGCCGACGCGGAGACCATGACCCTCGGCGACTACCGGATGATGCCGCGGGCGACGTTCTGCCAGCCGCAGGTGGCCAGCTTCGGGCTCACCGAGGAGCAGGCCAAGGCCGAGGGCTACGACGTGGTGGTGGCAAAGTTCCCCTTCACCGCCAACGGCAAGGCGCACGGCCTGGCCGACCCGACCGGCTTCGTGAAGCTGATCGCAGACAAGAAGCACCTGGAGCTGATCGGCGGGCACCTCATCGGACCCGATGTTTCCGAACTGCTGCCGGAGCTGACGCTGGCGCAGAAGTGGGACCTGACCGCCGTCGAATGCGCCCGCAACGTGCACACCCACCCGACCCTGTCCGAAGCCCTGCAGGAGTGCTTCCACGGGCTGGCCGGGCACATGATCAACTTCTGA